From Alienimonas californiensis, a single genomic window includes:
- a CDS encoding PSD1 and planctomycete cytochrome C domain-containing protein yields the protein MPAPRPILTSLPSLAAATVCLSLTLGAAHAADSAPDPAAVEHFERHIRPLLAKRCFECHGAEKQQGGVRLDRRATAFSIEELSTGAPAIAAGNPAGSRLIEVLAHGDYDTGMPPTGKMRDEEIALLTNWVERGAVWPEDSPTPAEGEAVDLTQHWSFQPVTHPAVPDAPGATPIDRFLNAKLAAAGATAAPEADRRTLIRRAYLDLLGLPPTWEELQSALADESPDWWPRLVDRLLADPRLGPRWARHWLDVARYADTKGYVFTESIEYPFAWTYRDYVSRSFNDDKPFDQFVTEQLAADRLGLPENAPELAALGFLTLGDRFRNDGILIADDQVDVTSRGLLGLTVACARCHDHKFDPIPTEDYYALFGVFRSSEDREELPRIGEPADTPEVRAFLAQRGELEAAAAAEQAKQTEAIVADLRAKFGQYLAAGAELMPGDDPRRKALRDAAVRHFRDTLKRLKEDDAQLGEWVRLQKQGKDADAEAVAALIERFDAPQADAALAAADQYAVVPEGQFVPFANQAERNAHRNAVKKLETFIADSPHAPARAQALKDADRRERNTVFLRGDRGRRGKEVVPHAVPSILTEGELVELTADPNSASGTSGRRELAAAIVDPRNPLTARVIVNRVWAWHFGTGIVATPSDFGLQGEPPSHPELLDWLATEFVANGWSLKWLHRQIALTDAYRRTAGPAAGSEIDPGNRLLAHFPRRRLALEAWRDSVLAAAGALDQDATGRPVEAFAEQPVNVRTIRARVNRNDLPGVLRNFDFPAPDSSAAARTETAVPQQALYALNGPHLSAWAAALAQQTGPDAGALYRRVLLREPTADERTRAEAYLAAGGADAPALLAQALLMSNEFAFLE from the coding sequence ATGCCCGCCCCGCGCCCGATTTTGACCTCCCTCCCGTCACTCGCCGCGGCGACCGTCTGCCTGTCGCTGACGCTCGGCGCGGCGCACGCGGCCGATTCGGCGCCGGATCCGGCGGCGGTGGAGCACTTCGAGAGGCACATTCGCCCGCTGCTGGCCAAGCGGTGCTTTGAGTGCCACGGGGCGGAGAAACAGCAGGGCGGCGTGCGGCTGGACCGGCGGGCGACGGCGTTCTCCATCGAGGAACTGAGCACCGGCGCCCCCGCCATCGCGGCCGGCAATCCGGCCGGCAGCCGGTTGATCGAGGTGCTGGCCCACGGCGACTACGACACCGGCATGCCCCCCACCGGCAAGATGCGGGACGAGGAGATCGCCCTGCTGACGAACTGGGTCGAACGCGGCGCCGTCTGGCCGGAGGACTCCCCGACGCCCGCCGAGGGCGAGGCCGTCGACCTCACGCAGCACTGGTCCTTCCAGCCGGTGACCCATCCGGCGGTGCCCGACGCCCCGGGCGCCACGCCGATCGACCGGTTCCTCAACGCCAAGCTGGCCGCCGCCGGGGCGACCGCGGCCCCGGAGGCCGACCGCCGCACGCTGATCCGCCGGGCCTACCTCGACCTGCTCGGGCTGCCGCCGACCTGGGAGGAACTGCAAAGCGCCCTCGCCGACGAATCGCCCGATTGGTGGCCGCGGCTGGTTGACCGCCTGCTGGCCGACCCGCGACTCGGCCCCCGCTGGGCCCGGCACTGGCTGGACGTGGCCCGCTACGCGGACACCAAGGGCTACGTCTTCACCGAGTCGATCGAGTACCCCTTCGCCTGGACCTACCGCGACTACGTCAGCCGATCGTTCAACGACGACAAGCCGTTCGATCAGTTCGTGACGGAGCAGCTCGCCGCCGATCGGCTGGGCCTGCCGGAGAACGCTCCGGAACTGGCGGCGCTGGGGTTCCTCACGCTGGGCGACCGCTTCCGCAACGACGGCATCCTCATCGCCGACGACCAGGTGGACGTCACCTCCCGCGGCCTGCTGGGGCTGACGGTCGCCTGCGCCCGCTGTCACGACCATAAGTTCGACCCGATTCCGACGGAGGACTACTACGCCCTGTTCGGCGTGTTCCGCAGCAGCGAGGACCGGGAGGAACTGCCGCGGATCGGCGAACCGGCCGACACGCCGGAGGTGCGGGCCTTCCTCGCCCAACGGGGCGAACTGGAAGCCGCCGCCGCCGCGGAGCAGGCGAAGCAGACCGAGGCGATCGTCGCCGACCTGCGGGCGAAGTTCGGTCAGTACCTCGCCGCCGGGGCGGAGCTGATGCCGGGGGACGACCCGCGTCGCAAGGCCCTGCGGGACGCGGCGGTCCGGCACTTCCGCGACACGCTGAAGCGGCTCAAGGAGGACGACGCTCAGTTGGGCGAGTGGGTCCGCCTGCAAAAGCAGGGGAAAGACGCCGACGCGGAGGCCGTCGCCGCCCTGATCGAACGGTTCGACGCCCCGCAGGCCGACGCGGCCCTCGCGGCGGCGGATCAGTACGCCGTCGTGCCGGAGGGGCAGTTCGTGCCCTTCGCCAATCAGGCGGAGCGGAACGCCCACCGCAACGCGGTGAAGAAGCTGGAGACGTTCATCGCCGACAGTCCGCACGCCCCGGCCCGGGCGCAGGCGTTGAAGGACGCCGATCGCCGGGAGCGGAACACCGTGTTCCTCCGCGGCGACCGCGGACGGCGGGGAAAAGAGGTTGTGCCGCACGCCGTGCCGTCAATCCTCACTGAGGGGGAGTTGGTCGAACTGACGGCGGACCCCAACTCCGCCAGCGGGACGAGCGGGCGGCGGGAACTGGCGGCGGCGATCGTCGATCCGCGGAACCCGCTCACGGCCCGGGTGATCGTGAACCGGGTGTGGGCCTGGCACTTCGGCACCGGCATCGTCGCCACGCCCAGCGACTTCGGACTGCAGGGCGAACCGCCCTCGCACCCGGAACTGCTGGACTGGCTGGCGACGGAGTTCGTCGCCAACGGCTGGAGCCTGAAATGGCTGCACCGCCAGATCGCTCTCACCGACGCCTACCGCCGCACCGCCGGGCCGGCCGCGGGCTCGGAGATCGACCCCGGCAACCGCCTGCTGGCCCACTTCCCCCGCCGCCGGCTCGCGCTGGAAGCGTGGCGGGACAGCGTGCTGGCCGCCGCCGGGGCGCTCGATCAGGACGCGACCGGCCGCCCGGTCGAGGCGTTTGCGGAACAGCCCGTGAACGTCCGCACGATCCGTGCGCGGGTGAACCGGAATGACCTGCCGGGCGTGCTGCGGAACTTCGACTTCCCCGCCCCGGACTCCAGCGCCGCCGCCCGGACCGAAACCGCGGTACCCCAGCAGGCGTTGTACGCCCTCAACGGCCCGCACCTGTCGGCCTGGGCCGCCGCGTTGGCGCAGCAGACCGGACCGGACGCGGGCGCCCTGTACCGCCGCGTGCTGCTCCGCGAGCCGACCGCTGACGAACGCACCCGGGCCGAGGCCTACCTCGCCGCCGGCGGGGCCGATGCCCCGGCGCTGCTGGCGCAGGCTTTGCTGATGAGTAACGAGTTCGCCTTCCTCGAATGA
- a CDS encoding DUF1501 domain-containing protein: MFAPAFATGAPLSRRQMLVRAGTGLGMVGLAATLAQDAPAFVRERGGAGAVGGLGSLPHHPPKAKAVIHLFMNGGLSHVDSFDPKPELTKYDGKSLPIELRTERKTGAAFASQYKFTQYGESGLPVSEMFPHVGAHADDLCLLRGMHADVPNHEPSLMLMNTGDGRLARPAFGSWLTYGLGSENHNLPGYIVLCPNGYPTAGAANWRSGFLPGVHAGTHVNPRHTEVEKLVEHVRPRLAPREQEAQLDLLRAMNAEHAARAAATAGADAKLEARIQSFETAYRMQGDAAEAFDLSKEPKEVRELYGLDEKETALHGRMCLLARRLVERGVRCVQLYHGQGQPWDHHDDIVPRHMELAKQCDKPHAALLTDLKRLGLLDETLVMCGGEFGRTPVVELPTPGSNAGKVNGRDHNHHGFTVWMAGGGVKGGHVHGATDEFGFAAVEGRTHVHDLHATMLHLMGVDHERLTYRHAGRDFRLTDVHGHVVTDILA; the protein is encoded by the coding sequence ATGTTCGCCCCCGCGTTCGCCACCGGCGCGCCGCTGTCCCGTCGCCAGATGCTCGTCCGGGCCGGGACCGGCCTGGGCATGGTCGGCCTCGCGGCGACGCTGGCCCAGGACGCCCCGGCGTTCGTCCGGGAACGCGGCGGAGCCGGCGCCGTGGGCGGGCTCGGCAGCCTGCCGCACCATCCGCCTAAGGCGAAGGCGGTCATTCACTTGTTCATGAACGGCGGGCTGTCGCACGTCGATTCGTTCGATCCGAAGCCGGAACTGACGAAATACGACGGCAAGAGCCTGCCGATCGAACTGCGGACCGAACGGAAGACGGGGGCCGCGTTCGCTAGCCAGTACAAGTTCACGCAGTACGGCGAGAGCGGGCTGCCGGTCAGCGAGATGTTCCCGCACGTCGGGGCTCACGCCGACGACCTGTGTTTGCTGCGGGGCATGCACGCGGACGTGCCCAACCACGAGCCGTCCCTGATGCTGATGAACACCGGCGACGGCCGGTTGGCCCGGCCGGCGTTCGGCAGCTGGCTGACGTACGGCCTCGGCAGCGAGAACCACAACCTGCCGGGTTACATCGTGCTCTGCCCGAACGGCTACCCGACCGCCGGCGCCGCCAACTGGCGGAGCGGCTTCCTGCCCGGCGTGCACGCCGGCACCCACGTCAATCCCCGCCACACGGAGGTGGAGAAGCTCGTCGAGCACGTCCGCCCCCGGCTCGCCCCGCGGGAACAGGAAGCCCAGCTCGATCTGCTGCGGGCGATGAACGCGGAGCACGCGGCCCGGGCCGCCGCGACCGCCGGCGCCGACGCGAAGCTGGAAGCCCGGATCCAGAGCTTCGAAACCGCCTACCGGATGCAGGGCGACGCCGCGGAGGCGTTCGACCTGTCCAAGGAGCCGAAGGAGGTCCGGGAGCTCTACGGCCTGGACGAGAAGGAAACGGCCCTGCACGGCCGGATGTGTCTGCTCGCCCGCCGTTTGGTGGAGCGGGGCGTCCGCTGCGTCCAGCTGTATCACGGCCAGGGCCAACCGTGGGACCACCACGACGACATCGTGCCCCGCCACATGGAGCTGGCGAAGCAGTGCGACAAACCGCACGCCGCGCTGCTGACGGACCTCAAGCGGCTCGGATTGCTGGACGAAACGCTGGTGATGTGCGGCGGGGAGTTCGGCCGCACGCCCGTCGTGGAGCTGCCCACGCCGGGCTCGAACGCCGGCAAGGTGAACGGCCGCGACCACAACCACCACGGCTTCACCGTCTGGATGGCGGGCGGCGGCGTGAAGGGCGGCCACGTCCACGGGGCGACCGACGAGTTCGGCTTCGCCGCCGTGGAGGGCCGCACCCACGTCCACGACCTGCACGCCACGATGCTGCATCTGATGGGCGTGGACCACGAACGCCTCACCTACCGCCACGCCGGCCGGGACTTCCGCCTGACGGACGTGCACGGGCACGTGGTGACGGACATTCTCGCCTGA
- a CDS encoding endonuclease/exonuclease/phosphatase family protein — protein sequence MLTGEAFAPSGKAGAVGIVAALAMPIAALRPPLPETAPRPRNGSASRPAEPPSAASVAGGTATGAKRTVSRLRRGAFGTLAVAFALLIVVGIALRLTVRDGFTLLAPLFYALSVPSLVVLTLAAVLTGALARGLRVTVKRVAAFAAFALLAAANAAIFLSPDASFDDRPRVVVWNVARGAAGWEGVADALAAQRPTLAVLIESGEDDVADALWQERFGGQYFVARPGGGITVLSRGPVSSVELVNLPGEGDGRAVRLMTSLGAERIAVLAVDVVSNPRIDRGPSIRRVVHLARESAAERPTLVAGDFNTPPDSVHFDALRQAGFIHAFERHGSGYAATWPVPAPVLHVDHLWLSPGFDTGEVSHGWTARSDHRPVLAPTRVAPEKHAAYQSALRSLPAPSNPE from the coding sequence ATGTTGACCGGCGAAGCGTTCGCCCCGAGCGGGAAGGCGGGGGCGGTCGGTATCGTGGCGGCTCTCGCCATGCCGATCGCCGCCCTCCGCCCGCCGCTGCCCGAAACCGCCCCGCGTCCGCGGAACGGCTCGGCGTCCCGTCCCGCTGAGCCGCCCTCCGCCGCGTCGGTCGCGGGAGGAACGGCAACAGGGGCGAAGCGAACGGTCTCGCGGCTCCGCCGTGGGGCGTTCGGGACGCTCGCCGTGGCGTTCGCCCTGCTGATCGTCGTCGGGATCGCCCTGCGGCTGACGGTCCGCGATGGCTTCACTCTGCTAGCCCCGCTGTTCTACGCCCTTAGCGTGCCGTCTCTGGTCGTCCTCACACTTGCGGCGGTGCTGACCGGGGCGCTGGCGCGGGGATTACGGGTGACGGTCAAGCGGGTTGCGGCGTTCGCAGCGTTCGCCCTGCTGGCGGCGGCGAACGCGGCGATCTTTCTCTCGCCGGACGCTTCGTTCGACGACCGCCCGCGGGTCGTGGTTTGGAACGTGGCCCGCGGCGCCGCGGGGTGGGAGGGCGTGGCCGACGCGCTGGCGGCGCAGCGTCCGACGCTCGCCGTGCTGATTGAAAGCGGCGAGGACGACGTCGCCGACGCCCTCTGGCAGGAGCGGTTCGGCGGCCAGTATTTCGTCGCCCGGCCGGGGGGAGGGATCACAGTGCTCTCCCGCGGGCCCGTCAGTTCGGTGGAGCTCGTCAATCTTCCGGGCGAAGGCGACGGTCGCGCGGTGCGGTTGATGACGTCGTTGGGGGCCGAACGGATTGCGGTGCTGGCGGTCGATGTGGTTTCGAATCCCAGGATCGACCGCGGCCCCTCGATTCGCCGCGTCGTTCACTTGGCCCGGGAGTCCGCCGCCGAGCGGCCGACGCTGGTCGCCGGGGACTTCAACACCCCGCCGGACAGCGTGCACTTCGACGCCCTGCGGCAGGCCGGCTTCATCCATGCCTTCGAACGCCACGGCAGCGGATACGCCGCCACCTGGCCGGTGCCGGCCCCGGTGCTGCACGTCGATCACCTCTGGCTGAGCCCCGGATTCGACACGGGCGAGGTCTCCCACGGTTGGACCGCCCGCAGCGATCATCGCCCTGTACTGGCGCCGACCCGCGTGGCGCCGGAGAAACACGCCGCCTACCAGTCCGCACTTCGCTCCCTCCCCGCCCCGTCCAATCCCGAATGA
- a CDS encoding cupin domain-containing protein — MTQPRAEKVSLPDLPGVPCPCGTARRAFADAADFPATVHLTTISADAETHHHQQQTEVYVILECGPDAALELDGERLPVKPLDAIRIPPGVRHRAVGAMRVLIVCSPKFDPADEFVELRST, encoded by the coding sequence ATGACCCAGCCGCGTGCGGAGAAGGTGTCGCTGCCGGACCTGCCGGGCGTGCCCTGCCCCTGCGGGACGGCCCGCCGGGCGTTCGCCGACGCCGCCGACTTCCCGGCGACGGTGCACCTGACGACGATCTCCGCCGACGCGGAGACGCATCACCACCAGCAGCAGACCGAGGTGTACGTGATCCTCGAATGCGGCCCCGACGCGGCGCTGGAACTGGACGGGGAGCGCCTGCCGGTCAAACCGCTGGACGCGATCCGCATCCCGCCCGGCGTGCGGCACCGGGCGGTCGGGGCGATGCGCGTGCTGATCGTGTGCAGCCCGAAGTTCGACCCGGCGGACGAGTTCGTCGAACTTCGCTCGACCTAA
- a CDS encoding putative signal transducing protein produces the protein MNTPDSPAPAWNPSDDEEIVEVASCGDDAEASGLAAALNEAGIPCNVVQPGSGVGGGGIPLGSRTEPKLWVREHDAEVASRLIREMRAEIEEDHRLHPYREEE, from the coding sequence ATGAACACTCCAGACTCCCCCGCGCCCGCCTGGAACCCGTCCGACGACGAGGAAATCGTCGAGGTGGCCAGCTGCGGCGACGACGCCGAAGCCAGCGGTCTCGCCGCGGCCCTCAACGAGGCCGGCATTCCCTGCAACGTCGTGCAGCCCGGCTCCGGCGTGGGCGGCGGCGGCATCCCGCTGGGCAGCCGGACCGAACCGAAGCTCTGGGTCCGCGAGCACGACGCCGAGGTCGCCTCCCGTCTGATCCGCGAAATGCGGGCGGAAATCGAGGAGGACCACCGCCTCCACCCCTACCGCGAAGAGGAGTAG
- a CDS encoding cytochrome P450: MQPHANHAGCPFAAAAAAAAVGGAGGDAEPTAAPSIPMAPPAGKPITLGDLREFPADPAACMMRLYRKHGSLAQLRAEDGMSLTFVFSPELNRTVLSDGKRFHSKFFAIRGSRRSAQRRVTSGLLTMNGADHKRHRRMVMEPFSKRIMPAYHEAICDLTADLLNDWTPGGAIDLHEEMNGYMRKLTSAILFGLDDPELAYRTGEKIDRWVHLNHNTGLGALVSDAGYLESYDELLDLAESLEGDIEAMIKARRGRPPGRDVLSILIDAAEQDPEGGGITDSELIGHVTLLFGAAHLTTAHSLTWTLFLLAQHPEIARTLAREVAAGVAGDAATPGEADALPLLDQVIKESMRCLPASGYSQRLTAETVELGPLTLAPGSTVIFSQYVTHHLPELYADPMRFTPERWEDLKPPSYGYIPFGSGPRLCLGAMLATTVLKTVIPSVLKRYRLSCVTDSTVNAKIVSTMLGPTTTVPMEVHPADGLWQHRPVHGNVNTLVDLSHTHAQPLRKAA, from the coding sequence ATGCAGCCCCACGCGAACCACGCCGGCTGTCCGTTCGCCGCCGCCGCCGCCGCCGCTGCTGTCGGCGGGGCCGGCGGCGACGCCGAACCGACCGCCGCCCCGTCGATCCCGATGGCGCCGCCCGCGGGCAAGCCCATCACGTTGGGCGACCTGCGCGAGTTCCCGGCCGATCCCGCCGCCTGCATGATGCGGCTGTACAGGAAGCACGGGTCGCTGGCCCAGTTGCGCGCCGAGGACGGAATGTCGCTGACGTTCGTCTTCAGCCCGGAGCTGAACCGGACGGTCCTGAGCGACGGCAAGCGCTTTCACAGCAAGTTCTTCGCCATCCGCGGCAGCCGCCGGAGCGCCCAGCGCCGCGTCACCAGCGGCCTGCTGACGATGAACGGCGCCGACCACAAACGGCATCGCCGGATGGTCATGGAGCCGTTCTCCAAGCGGATCATGCCGGCCTACCACGAGGCGATCTGCGACCTCACCGCCGACCTGCTGAACGACTGGACGCCCGGCGGCGCGATCGATCTCCACGAGGAGATGAACGGCTACATGCGGAAGCTGACCAGCGCCATCCTGTTCGGTCTGGACGACCCGGAGCTGGCCTACCGCACCGGCGAGAAGATCGACCGCTGGGTTCATCTGAACCACAACACCGGCCTGGGGGCGCTGGTCTCCGACGCCGGCTACCTGGAGAGCTACGACGAGCTGCTCGACCTCGCCGAGAGCCTCGAGGGGGACATCGAAGCGATGATCAAGGCCCGCCGCGGCCGCCCCCCCGGCCGCGACGTGCTGAGCATCCTGATCGACGCCGCGGAGCAGGACCCCGAGGGCGGCGGCATCACGGACTCGGAACTGATCGGCCACGTCACGCTGTTATTCGGAGCGGCCCACCTGACGACCGCCCACAGTCTGACCTGGACGCTGTTCCTGCTCGCTCAGCACCCGGAGATCGCCCGGACCCTCGCGCGGGAAGTCGCCGCGGGCGTGGCCGGCGACGCCGCCACCCCTGGCGAGGCGGACGCCCTGCCCCTGCTGGACCAGGTCATCAAGGAATCGATGCGCTGCCTGCCGGCCAGCGGCTACAGCCAGCGGTTGACGGCGGAGACGGTTGAACTCGGCCCGCTGACGTTGGCGCCCGGCTCGACGGTCATCTTCAGTCAGTACGTCACGCACCACCTGCCGGAACTTTACGCCGACCCGATGCGGTTCACGCCGGAGCGGTGGGAGGACCTCAAGCCGCCCTCCTACGGCTACATCCCCTTCGGCAGCGGCCCGCGGCTCTGCCTGGGGGCGATGCTGGCGACGACCGTGTTGAAGACGGTCATCCCCAGCGTGCTGAAGCGCTACCGGCTCTCCTGCGTGACCGACAGCACGGTGAACGCCAAGATCGTCTCCACGATGCTCGGCCCCACCACGACCGTGCCGATGGAAGTCCACCCCGCCGACGGCCTTTGGCAGCACCGCCCGGTGCACGGCAACGTCAACACGCTGGTGGACCTGTCGCACACCCACGCCCAGCCGCTGCGCAAAGCGGCGTAG